From Polaribacter butkevichii, a single genomic window includes:
- a CDS encoding Rab family GTPase has product MKAKKVLLVGNFGVGKTSLIRRFVLNEFSEDYISTIGVRVSKKVVEYQNETIKLMIWDVAGTNGNEKIPKAYFLGSHAAMFVFDVSREETYLSIDENLKMVKDLSGLNNITIVGNKKDLLSNEELENVIQKVSVDIDLITSAKEDENVEDAFMKLTSLTLK; this is encoded by the coding sequence ATGAAAGCAAAAAAAGTACTACTAGTTGGTAATTTTGGTGTTGGTAAAACTTCATTAATTAGAAGGTTTGTTTTAAATGAGTTTTCTGAGGATTACATTAGTACTATTGGCGTAAGAGTAAGTAAAAAAGTAGTAGAATATCAAAATGAAACCATTAAATTAATGATTTGGGATGTTGCTGGTACCAATGGTAATGAAAAAATACCGAAAGCCTATTTTTTAGGTTCTCATGCAGCCATGTTTGTGTTTGATGTAAGCAGAGAAGAAACTTACCTATCGATTGATGAGAATTTAAAGATGGTTAAAGACCTATCTGGTTTAAACAACATAACTATTGTTGGTAATAAAAAAGATTTACTTTCTAATGAAGAATTAGAAAATGTAATACAGAAGGTTTCTGTAGATATCGATTTAATTACAAGTGCAAAAGAAGATGAAAATGTAGAAGATGCTTTTATGAAATTAACCAGTTTAACTTTAAAATAA
- the kdsB gene encoding 3-deoxy-manno-octulosonate cytidylyltransferase: MKIIAMIPARYSASRFPGKLMKDLGGKPVILRTYEAALHTNLFDDVYIVTDSDIIFKTIEKAGGKAIKSTKEHECGSDRIAEAVENIEADIVINVQGDEPFIDAISLSKLIDVFKKDDKKEIDLASLKVQITNKEDIENPNNVKVITDVDNLAIYFSRSVIPYHRDKDVAVKYYKHKGVYAFRKQALIDFYNTPMTPLEAAEKIEAIRYQEIGKKIKMVETDVEAVGIDTPEDLEKAIQFLKL; encoded by the coding sequence ATGAAAATAATTGCCATGATTCCTGCACGCTATAGTGCATCTCGTTTTCCAGGAAAGTTAATGAAAGATTTAGGGGGTAAACCTGTTATTTTAAGAACGTATGAAGCGGCTTTACATACCAATTTGTTTGATGATGTTTATATTGTAACAGATTCTGATATTATTTTTAAAACGATAGAAAAAGCCGGAGGAAAAGCAATTAAAAGTACCAAAGAACACGAGTGTGGTTCTGATAGAATTGCAGAAGCTGTAGAAAATATAGAAGCAGATATTGTTATTAATGTACAAGGAGATGAACCTTTTATAGATGCAATTTCTCTTTCTAAATTAATTGATGTCTTTAAAAAAGATGATAAAAAAGAAATTGATTTAGCTTCTTTAAAAGTACAAATTACCAATAAAGAAGATATAGAAAACCCTAATAATGTTAAGGTAATTACCGATGTAGATAATTTAGCTATTTACTTTTCTAGAAGTGTAATTCCTTATCATAGAGATAAAGATGTAGCAGTAAAATACTACAAACACAAAGGAGTCTATGCGTTTAGAAAACAAGCATTAATAGATTTTTACAATACTCCGATGACGCCCTTAGAAGCGGCAGAAAAAATAGAGGCCATTAGATATCAAGAAATTGGTAAGAAAATTAAAATGGTAGAAACAGATGTAGAAGCTGTTGGTATAGATACACCAGAAGATTTAGAAAAAGCAATTCAATTTTTAAAACTATAA
- a CDS encoding sensor of ECF-type sigma factor: protein MKKLITIICFTLFYSLTLSAQENKDSREKIKALKVSYITEQLNLTPEEAEKFWPIYNAYSKKQYALRNKLKSEIKNSIKNDINAVSEKEAERLIVLKLTTDKKFYESQKSFIENIKKVISYKKIIQLQLAEMEFGRKLMRKYKHRK from the coding sequence ATGAAAAAATTAATCACTATTATATGCTTTACCCTTTTTTATAGTCTTACTTTATCTGCACAAGAAAATAAAGATAGTAGAGAAAAAATTAAAGCCCTTAAAGTATCGTACATTACAGAGCAATTAAATTTAACACCAGAAGAAGCTGAAAAATTTTGGCCTATTTACAACGCCTATTCTAAAAAGCAATACGCTTTAAGAAATAAACTTAAATCTGAAATAAAAAATTCGATTAAAAATGATATAAATGCTGTTTCAGAAAAAGAAGCAGAAAGATTAATCGTGTTAAAATTAACAACAGATAAAAAGTTTTACGAATCTCAAAAGAGTTTTATAGAAAACATAAAAAAAGTAATTTCTTACAAAAAAATAATTCAATTACAATTAGCAGAAATGGAATTTGGTAGGAAGTTAATGCGAAAATACAAGCATAGAAAATAA
- a CDS encoding RNA polymerase sigma factor produces MTDETLLIEQLKNVKTKEKAFRKLITLYKERLYWHIRKIVISHDDADDVLQNTFIKIFKNIDKFNQESKLFSWMYRIATNESITFINKRAKNRNVDITDYQQELASTLADDDFFTGDEIQVILQKAVATLPQKQQLVFNMKYFDEMKYEEISEILETSIGALKASYFHAVKKIELYIKKETN; encoded by the coding sequence TTGACAGATGAAACTCTTTTAATAGAACAGTTAAAAAACGTTAAGACTAAAGAAAAAGCGTTTAGAAAACTAATTACGCTCTATAAAGAACGTTTGTATTGGCACATACGTAAAATTGTGATATCTCATGATGATGCAGATGATGTTTTACAAAATACTTTTATTAAAATTTTTAAAAATATCGATAAATTTAACCAAGAAAGCAAACTATTTTCTTGGATGTATAGAATTGCCACCAATGAGTCGATTACTTTTATCAATAAAAGAGCAAAAAATAGAAATGTAGATATTACTGATTATCAACAAGAATTAGCCTCTACATTAGCGGATGATGATTTTTTTACAGGCGATGAAATTCAAGTTATTTTACAAAAAGCAGTAGCTACTTTACCACAAAAACAGCAACTTGTTTTTAACATGAAATATTTTGATGAAATGAAATATGAAGAAATTTCTGAAATTCTAGAAACCTCAATAGGTGCCTTAAAAGCCTCTTATTTTCATGCAGTTAAGAAAATTGAACTCTATATTAAAAAGGAAACAAATTAA
- a CDS encoding 6-pyruvoyl trahydropterin synthase family protein, whose amino-acid sequence MPKVKVYRRAHFNAAHRLFNAAWSDAKNAEVFGKCSNPNYHGHNYEMIVALFGEIDPVTGFVYDLGLLRELIKKEVEDPFDHKNLNIEVAEFKNLNPTAENISIVIYNKLRPHIPAHLEIEVTLYETRRNFVRYAGE is encoded by the coding sequence ATGCCTAAAGTAAAAGTTTACAGAAGAGCCCATTTTAACGCAGCACATAGGTTGTTTAATGCGGCTTGGTCTGATGCCAAAAATGCAGAAGTATTTGGTAAATGCAGCAACCCTAATTATCATGGTCATAATTATGAAATGATAGTGGCTTTGTTTGGAGAAATAGACCCTGTAACAGGTTTTGTATATGATTTAGGTTTGTTAAGAGAGTTGATAAAAAAAGAAGTAGAAGATCCGTTTGATCATAAAAACTTAAATATTGAAGTTGCAGAATTTAAAAACTTAAATCCAACTGCAGAAAACATTTCAATTGTTATTTACAATAAATTACGTCCTCATATACCAGCACATTTAGAAATAGAAGTAACTTTATACGAAACACGAAGAAATTTTGTGCGTTATGCAGGAGAGTAA
- a CDS encoding cell envelope biogenesis protein OmpA, which produces MKNTPADNNKDNRFELLRDLLLAEDREKFDSLSEEIILREKLSKRVAPLVDEKILDLRKNFSRDFGDTITETIKVQIRDSQDEVVEALYPIMGKMVKKFIVAEITKLSDSINRTVKEKFSIKEMLKRFFKGKRNDAGIVLEEVFEFVIEEVFVIEKDSGLLSGSYSRGNIADKDMISGMLTAIKSFAEDAFSKEGQDLENIKFETFQLSIKNFKTIYIAIATSGVLTQEHTDELSDNINNFTEIILRDRSYLADEERLNQLIFNELIKE; this is translated from the coding sequence ATGAAAAATACACCTGCAGATAACAATAAAGACAATCGTTTTGAGTTGCTCAGAGACCTTTTATTAGCCGAAGATAGAGAAAAGTTTGATTCTTTAAGTGAAGAAATTATTCTAAGAGAAAAGTTGTCTAAAAGAGTTGCTCCTCTTGTAGATGAGAAAATTTTAGATTTACGTAAAAATTTTTCAAGAGACTTTGGTGATACAATTACAGAAACAATAAAAGTTCAAATTAGAGACTCTCAAGACGAAGTTGTAGAAGCCTTGTACCCAATTATGGGTAAAATGGTTAAGAAATTTATTGTTGCAGAAATTACAAAGTTATCTGACAGTATTAATAGAACAGTAAAAGAAAAATTCTCTATTAAAGAAATGCTTAAACGATTCTTTAAAGGAAAAAGAAATGATGCTGGTATTGTTTTAGAAGAGGTTTTTGAATTTGTTATCGAAGAAGTTTTTGTAATTGAAAAAGACTCTGGGTTACTTTCTGGTAGCTATTCTAGAGGTAATATTGCAGATAAAGATATGATTTCTGGTATGTTAACGGCAATTAAATCTTTTGCCGAAGATGCATTTTCTAAAGAAGGTCAGGATTTAGAAAATATAAAATTTGAAACATTTCAACTTTCTATTAAAAACTTTAAAACCATTTATATTGCAATTGCTACCTCTGGTGTTTTAACACAAGAACATACAGATGAACTATCTGATAATATCAATAATTTTACAGAGATTATTTTAAGAGATCGTTCTTATTTAGCAGATGAGGAGCGCTTAAATCAATTAATATTTAACGAATTAATTAAAGAGTAA
- a CDS encoding peptidylprolyl isomerase translates to MKILFKLFLVLSIIAFYQCKDEKKTVEKKTLSLKKKKVKKEIVKAWDSLNSHNTEAFLTEFGKQNPETKVLIKTDFGNIKIRLYEDVPIHRANFIFLTKIKYFNTTVFYRIAKNFVIQGGNSDEMYTQRERRKYGNYLLKPEFKSNRKHKYGAVAAAREWDHNPNKLSSPFEFYIVQKKSGAHHLDNEHTVFGEVISGFSTMEKISKVRVGVDEWPIDDVKMTIEILD, encoded by the coding sequence ATGAAAATTTTATTTAAACTCTTTTTAGTACTCTCAATCATCGCTTTTTATCAATGCAAAGACGAAAAAAAAACGGTAGAAAAAAAGACTTTATCGTTAAAGAAAAAGAAAGTAAAAAAAGAAATAGTTAAAGCTTGGGATAGTTTAAACAGCCATAATACAGAAGCTTTTTTAACCGAGTTTGGCAAACAAAACCCAGAAACAAAGGTGTTAATTAAAACCGATTTTGGTAACATAAAAATTCGTTTATACGAAGATGTACCCATACACAGAGCTAATTTTATATTCTTAACTAAAATAAAATATTTTAATACAACAGTTTTTTATAGAATTGCTAAAAACTTTGTAATTCAAGGTGGTAATTCTGATGAAATGTACACCCAACGAGAACGAAGAAAATACGGAAATTACTTATTAAAGCCCGAATTTAAAAGTAATAGAAAACATAAATACGGCGCAGTGGCTGCTGCCAGAGAATGGGATCATAATCCTAATAAATTATCGAGTCCTTTTGAATTTTATATTGTTCAGAAAAAAAGTGGCGCGCATCATTTAGATAACGAACATACAGTTTTTGGTGAAGTAATTTCTGGTTTTTCTACCATGGAAAAAATCTCTAAAGTAAGGGTGGGTGTTGATGAATGGCCTATTGATGATGTAAAAATGACCATCGAAATTTTAGATTGA
- a CDS encoding chloramphenicol acetyltransferase — MNYLDIDNWNRKQHFEHFSKLEDPYFGITANVEVTNVFNKSKLQKESFFAMYLHDCLKALNKVENFKYRIVKDNKVAISDVLHASATIARADNTFGFSFINFSEDFKTFNQNFLNEKERILNSTDLFPPINSDDCIYCSALPWVSFTGHKEPNSGQKNESIPKLAFGKIFKENTKIMMPVAISVNHALVDGYHIGLFFEEYQRQLDKNT, encoded by the coding sequence ATGAATTATTTAGATATAGATAACTGGAATAGGAAACAACATTTTGAACACTTTAGTAAATTAGAAGATCCTTATTTTGGAATCACAGCAAATGTAGAGGTTACCAACGTTTTTAATAAATCTAAATTACAAAAGGAATCTTTTTTTGCGATGTATTTACATGACTGTTTAAAGGCATTAAATAAGGTAGAAAATTTTAAATATAGAATTGTTAAAGACAATAAAGTTGCTATTAGTGATGTTTTGCATGCTTCGGCTACAATTGCAAGAGCAGATAATACTTTCGGATTTTCATTTATAAACTTTTCTGAAGACTTTAAAACCTTTAATCAGAATTTTTTAAACGAAAAAGAACGAATTTTAAATTCTACAGATTTGTTTCCGCCTATAAATTCTGATGATTGTATTTATTGTTCTGCACTACCTTGGGTTTCATTTACAGGGCATAAAGAGCCCAATTCTGGACAAAAAAACGAAAGTATACCCAAGTTAGCATTTGGTAAAATTTTTAAAGAAAACACAAAAATTATGATGCCTGTGGCAATTTCTGTAAATCATGCATTGGTAGATGGTTATCACATTGGTTTATTTTTTGAAGAATATCAAAGGCAATTAGATAAAAACACCTAA
- a CDS encoding MBL fold metallo-hydrolase has translation MNFTKKQLNITFLGTGTSQGIPMIANNDPVCLSKDLKDRRLRSSILISWDAVSYTVDCGLDFRQQMLRENVQSLNGVFFTHEHADHIGGLDDLRAFCYQIGEMPIYLNERTLHSLEKRFEYIFSTENRYPGAPSVLPNIVDSSSFYVDELKVTPIKVLHGNLPITAYRFGDFGYLTDVKSVSDEEKLKLQNLDVLVVNALRIEEHPTHFNLQEALDFIAELKPQKAYLTHISHKLGFHEAVSKILPNNVFLAYDGLKISV, from the coding sequence ATGAACTTTACCAAGAAACAACTGAATATTACCTTTTTAGGAACAGGTACTTCGCAGGGAATTCCTATGATAGCAAATAACGACCCTGTTTGTTTATCTAAGGACTTGAAAGATAGGCGATTGCGTTCTTCTATTTTAATATCTTGGGATGCTGTTTCTTATACCGTAGATTGTGGCTTAGATTTTAGGCAACAGATGCTAAGAGAAAATGTACAGTCTTTAAATGGAGTCTTTTTTACACATGAACATGCAGATCATATAGGTGGTTTAGATGATTTAAGAGCTTTTTGTTATCAAATAGGTGAGATGCCTATTTATTTAAATGAAAGAACGCTGCATAGTTTAGAAAAAAGGTTCGAATACATTTTTAGCACAGAAAATAGGTATCCGGGTGCGCCAAGTGTGCTGCCAAATATAGTAGATTCATCTAGTTTTTATGTTGATGAATTAAAAGTAACCCCTATAAAAGTTTTACACGGAAATTTACCAATAACTGCATATAGATTTGGTGATTTTGGATATTTAACAGATGTAAAATCTGTTTCTGATGAAGAAAAATTAAAACTGCAAAACTTAGATGTTTTAGTAGTAAATGCGTTAAGAATAGAAGAGCATCCAACTCATTTTAATTTACAAGAAGCATTAGATTTTATAGCAGAATTAAAACCCCAAAAAGCATATTTAACTCATATAAGTCATAAGTTAGGTTTTCATGAAGCTGTTTCTAAAATACTACCAAATAACGTTTTTTTAGCTTACGATGGCCTAAAAATAAGCGTTTAG
- a CDS encoding nicotinate-nucleotide adenylyltransferase codes for MAISLKGDQEISSVPTIKSKALRINLNRDIYGTFAEIGAGQETARNFFRSGAASGTIAKAMSAYDKDFSDAIYGMEQDNRYVTQPRLKKMLGHEIDLMEDRLSRQKHPDKLFFSYANTVTTIDFAKQFKGHGWVGIRFQLDPLEGYNEIVLHLRFKETDARLQQETLGILGVNLIYGAFYLNDNPKDLVKSFYDNLSNDQLEIDMINFSGPRFMYVDNRLMSLQLLKNGMTNAVMFGPDGNNLLPAQVLYKKNILALRGSFRPVTKVNMDMYEKSKKLFLAENKVEESKTQVIFEITLSNLSAEGKINERDFLDRAELLCSLGQNVMITSFQQYFKLVEYFSEFTKERMGLTMGVQNLIQIFDEKYYRNLSGGILEAFGKLFYRDLKVYMYPYHDAATGDYIDSENLKVHPRMKELYKFFKHNGKLVNIDDFDKNILDIFSRTVLKMILNGEQGWEEMLPEGIADTIKQKRLFGYSRSRVKK; via the coding sequence ATGGCAATTTCTTTAAAAGGAGATCAAGAAATTAGTAGTGTTCCTACTATAAAAAGCAAAGCACTACGAATTAATTTAAATAGAGATATTTACGGAACTTTTGCCGAAATTGGCGCAGGACAAGAAACTGCTCGTAACTTTTTTAGATCTGGCGCTGCTTCTGGAACAATAGCTAAAGCGATGAGTGCTTACGATAAAGATTTTTCTGATGCAATTTATGGCATGGAACAAGACAATCGTTATGTAACACAGCCACGTTTAAAAAAAATGTTAGGTCACGAAATCGATTTAATGGAAGATCGTTTAAGCAGACAAAAACATCCTGATAAATTATTTTTTAGTTATGCCAATACAGTAACTACCATAGATTTTGCAAAACAATTTAAAGGCCATGGTTGGGTTGGTATTCGTTTTCAATTAGACCCTTTAGAAGGTTATAATGAAATTGTTTTACACTTGCGTTTTAAAGAAACGGACGCACGTTTACAACAAGAAACTTTAGGTATTTTAGGAGTAAATTTAATTTATGGTGCTTTTTATTTAAATGACAACCCTAAAGATTTAGTAAAATCTTTTTATGATAACTTAAGTAATGACCAGTTAGAAATTGATATGATTAATTTCTCTGGGCCACGTTTTATGTATGTAGACAACCGTTTAATGAGTTTACAGCTACTTAAAAACGGTATGACCAATGCGGTTATGTTTGGCCCTGACGGAAACAACTTATTACCTGCACAGGTATTGTACAAAAAAAACATATTAGCCTTACGTGGTAGCTTTAGACCTGTTACCAAGGTAAATATGGACATGTATGAAAAATCTAAAAAACTATTTTTAGCCGAAAATAAAGTTGAAGAAAGTAAAACGCAAGTTATTTTCGAAATTACATTAAGTAACCTTTCTGCAGAAGGTAAAATTAATGAAAGAGACTTTTTAGATAGAGCAGAATTACTGTGTTCTTTAGGACAAAATGTAATGATTACTAGTTTTCAACAATACTTTAAGTTAGTAGAATATTTTAGTGAATTTACAAAAGAAAGAATGGGATTAACCATGGGAGTGCAAAATCTAATTCAAATTTTTGATGAAAAATACTACAGAAATTTAAGCGGAGGAATCTTAGAAGCTTTTGGTAAATTATTTTATAGAGATTTAAAAGTATACATGTACCCATACCATGATGCAGCTACCGGAGACTATATAGATAGCGAAAACTTAAAAGTGCATCCTAGAATGAAAGAATTGTACAAATTCTTTAAACACAATGGTAAACTTGTTAATATTGATGATTTTGACAAAAATATTTTAGATATTTTTTCTCGTACCGTTTTAAAAATGATCTTAAACGGAGAACAAGGTTGGGAAGAAATGTTACCAGAAGGTATTGCAGATACTATTAAACAAAAAAGACTATTTGGGTACTCTAGATCTAGAGTAAAAAAATAA
- a CDS encoding HAD family hydrolase — MTKISKNIKVIAFDADDTLWVNETYFRDAEHQFAKLLAKYETENKIDQELFKKEIKNLKLYGYGVKGFVLSMVECALELSNYQVKQKTIAAILEIGKEMIEKPIELLDGVEEVLQSLQGKYKLIVATKGDLLDQERKLEKSNLLKYFHHIEVMSDKKKKDYKKLIHHLDVSPSEFLMIGNSLKSDVLPLIELGASAIHVPFHTTWMHEEVSDEEKLEVDYKTVANIKGIIDLL, encoded by the coding sequence ATGACTAAAATAAGTAAAAACATAAAGGTAATTGCTTTTGATGCAGATGATACTTTATGGGTAAATGAAACTTATTTTAGAGATGCAGAGCATCAGTTTGCAAAACTATTAGCAAAGTACGAAACCGAAAATAAAATAGATCAAGAACTTTTTAAAAAAGAAATTAAAAACTTAAAACTTTATGGTTACGGAGTTAAAGGTTTTGTTTTATCTATGGTAGAATGTGCTTTAGAATTGTCTAATTATCAAGTAAAACAAAAAACGATAGCGGCAATTTTAGAAATAGGTAAAGAAATGATAGAAAAACCTATAGAATTGTTAGACGGAGTAGAAGAGGTGTTGCAGTCTTTACAAGGTAAATATAAATTAATTGTGGCTACTAAAGGAGATTTACTAGATCAAGAAAGAAAACTAGAGAAATCTAATTTGTTAAAATACTTTCATCATATAGAGGTGATGAGTGATAAAAAAAAGAAAGATTATAAAAAACTGATACATCATTTAGATGTATCTCCATCAGAATTTTTAATGATTGGTAATTCTTTAAAATCAGATGTTTTACCTTTAATAGAATTAGGTGCTTCTGCCATTCATGTTCCTTTTCATACCACTTGGATGCATGAAGAGGTGAGTGATGAAGAAAAATTAGAAGTTGATTATAAAACAGTTGCAAATATTAAAGGTATAATTGATTTGTTATGA
- a CDS encoding peptide chain release factor 3, with amino-acid sequence MTFLEEIARRRTFGIISHPDAGKTTLTEKLLLFGGAIQEAGAVKNNKIKKGATSDFMEIERQRGISVATSVLAFIYQDKKINILDTPGHKDFAEDTFRTLTAVDSVIVVIDVAKGVEPQTEKLVEVCRMRSIPMLVFINKLDREGKDAFDLLDEVEQKLGLTVTPMSFPIGMGYDFKGIYNIWEKKLNLFSGDNKTSISEGIEFDDLSNPELDKIVGEKAADTLREEIELISEVYPEFNRNDYLEGNLQPVFFGSALNNFGVKELLDAFIEIAPSPQPKKAEERLVDSKEQKMTGFVFKIHANMDPKHRDRLAFIKIVSGTFKRNAPYLHVRNGKKVKFSSPNAFFAEKKEIVEESFPGDIVGIHDTGNFKIGDTLTEGEELNFKGIPSFSPEHFRYVNNADPMKSKQLFKGLDQLMDEGVAQLFTLDMNGRKVIGTVGALQYEVIQYRLEHEYGAKCSYENLSVHKACWVEPEDIKNEEFKEFKRVKQRYLAKDKQGQLVFLADSEFTIQMTQSKYPTVKLHFTSEFKN; translated from the coding sequence ATGACTTTTTTAGAAGAAATAGCACGTAGAAGAACTTTTGGTATTATATCGCATCCAGATGCTGGTAAAACCACATTAACAGAGAAATTATTACTTTTTGGAGGAGCAATTCAAGAAGCAGGTGCTGTAAAAAATAATAAGATTAAAAAGGGAGCAACTTCCGATTTTATGGAGATTGAACGTCAGCGTGGTATCTCTGTAGCTACTTCCGTATTGGCATTCATCTACCAAGATAAAAAAATAAACATTTTAGATACGCCTGGTCACAAAGATTTTGCTGAAGACACGTTTAGAACCTTAACCGCTGTAGATAGTGTTATTGTGGTTATTGATGTTGCAAAAGGTGTAGAACCTCAAACCGAAAAATTGGTTGAAGTTTGTAGAATGAGAAGTATTCCTATGTTGGTTTTTATCAACAAGTTGGATAGAGAGGGAAAAGATGCCTTTGATTTATTAGACGAAGTAGAACAAAAATTAGGTTTAACCGTTACACCTATGAGTTTCCCAATTGGAATGGGATACGACTTTAAAGGAATTTATAATATTTGGGAAAAGAAATTAAATCTTTTTTCTGGTGATAATAAAACCTCTATTTCTGAAGGAATTGAGTTTGATGATTTATCGAACCCTGAATTAGATAAAATTGTTGGAGAAAAAGCCGCCGACACACTACGTGAAGAAATAGAATTGATTAGTGAAGTATATCCAGAATTTAACCGAAACGATTATTTAGAAGGAAATTTACAACCTGTATTTTTTGGTTCTGCTTTAAATAATTTTGGAGTAAAAGAATTGTTAGATGCATTTATAGAAATTGCACCTTCGCCTCAACCTAAAAAGGCAGAAGAGCGTTTAGTGGATTCTAAAGAGCAAAAAATGACAGGATTTGTGTTTAAAATTCATGCAAACATGGATCCAAAACACAGAGATCGTTTGGCTTTTATTAAAATAGTATCGGGTACTTTTAAAAGAAATGCACCTTATTTACATGTTAGAAACGGTAAAAAAGTAAAATTTTCTAGTCCGAATGCTTTTTTTGCTGAAAAGAAAGAAATTGTAGAAGAATCTTTTCCGGGTGATATTGTAGGGATACATGATACCGGAAACTTTAAAATTGGAGATACATTAACCGAAGGTGAAGAATTGAATTTTAAAGGAATTCCTAGTTTTTCTCCAGAGCATTTCCGTTACGTAAATAATGCAGACCCTATGAAATCTAAACAATTATTTAAAGGTTTAGACCAATTAATGGATGAAGGTGTTGCCCAATTATTTACATTAGACATGAATGGTCGTAAAGTTATTGGTACTGTTGGTGCCTTACAATATGAGGTTATTCAATATAGATTAGAGCATGAATATGGCGCAAAATGTTCTTACGAAAACTTAAGTGTTCACAAAGCGTGTTGGGTAGAGCCTGAAGATATTAAAAACGAAGAATTTAAAGAATTTAAACGTGTTAAACAACGTTATTTAGCTAAAGATAAACAAGGTCAGTTAGTATTTTTAGCAGATTCTGAGTTTACCATACAAATGACTCAAAGCAAATATCCTACAGTGAAATTGCATTTTACGAGTGAATTTAAAAATTAA
- the idi gene encoding isopentenyl-diphosphate Delta-isomerase has translation MEEQVVLVDEKDNPIGLMPKMEAHEKAVLHRAFSVFVFNKKGELMLQQRAASKYHSPLLWTNTCCSHQRDGETNLEAGKRRLEEEMGFVTEIKEVFSFIYKAPFDNGLTEHELDHVMIGYYDDAPNINKEEVEAYKWMTLVDVQKDIEKNPQEYTEWFKIIFDKSFEKLTNA, from the coding sequence ATGGAAGAACAAGTAGTTTTAGTTGATGAAAAAGACAATCCGATAGGATTGATGCCAAAAATGGAAGCACATGAAAAAGCTGTTTTACATAGAGCTTTTTCTGTATTTGTATTTAATAAAAAAGGAGAATTAATGTTGCAGCAAAGAGCAGCAAGTAAATACCATTCGCCTTTATTATGGACCAATACTTGTTGTTCTCATCAAAGAGATGGAGAAACTAATTTAGAGGCAGGTAAAAGAAGGCTTGAAGAAGAAATGGGATTTGTTACCGAAATTAAGGAAGTTTTTTCGTTTATTTACAAAGCGCCTTTTGATAATGGTTTAACAGAACACGAATTAGACCATGTAATGATTGGGTATTATGATGATGCGCCAAACATAAATAAAGAAGAAGTAGAGGCTTATAAATGGATGACTTTAGTAGATGTGCAAAAAGACATTGAAAAGAATCCGCAAGAATATACAGAGTGGTTTAAAATTATCTTTGACAAATCTTTCGAAAAATTAACAAATGCCTAA